One part of the Calypte anna isolate BGI_N300 chromosome 14, bCalAnn1_v1.p, whole genome shotgun sequence genome encodes these proteins:
- the LOC115599175 gene encoding MAPK-interacting and spindle-stabilizing protein-like, with protein sequence METHKRGFNPPLAAGAYSPRHAPQRPPPCPFPSSSLPSHLPPARQPRSSHRVSSLNLPSLPKSPPHTPPPPHPEHAPRLASPHPTFPHLHLSRAVSVCEGVTSSRELRRKRLDRKGGYDCGTVGTGRGGRYFHTGLPAGSPQAPGEELPLSTHTHPPHTRSAPPPARDLPSAASSAPFPPPRLAPPPSSPLIGLQELEGQSRAGPAPAQGKEEMMLLLLLRALPRLSPPSLTAARALPPARRRGSLRGARV encoded by the exons ATGGAAACT CACAAGCGCGGCTTTAACCCTCCCCTGGCCGCAGGCGCGTACTCCCCCCGCCATGCCCCCCAGCGCCcacctccctgtcccttcccctcctcctcgCTCCCCTCTCACCTCCCTCCAGCCCGGCAGCCACGCTCCAGCCACCGCGTTTCCAGCCTCAACCTCCCGTCTCTCCCCAAGTCTCCTCCTCACACACCTCCCCCTCCGCACCCCGAGCACGCACCGCGCCTCGCCTCGCCTCACCCCACCTTCCCCCATCTACACCTCAGCCgggctgtgtctgtgtgtgagggGGTAACGTCCTCCAGAGAGCTCAGGAGGAAGCGGTTGGATAGGAAGGGGGGATATGACTGTGGAACTGTTGGGACTGGGCGGGGGGGACGGTATTTCCACACAGGTTTGCCCGCCGGCTCTCCACAGGCGCCAGGGGAGGAGCTCCCCCTTTCcacacacacccacccaccACACACACGCAGCGCCCCGCCACCAGCACGGGACCTGCCCTCAGCCGCCTCCAGCGCTCCATTCCCACCCCCTCGCCTGGCACCTCCTCCATCCAGTCCCTTGAttgggctgcaggagctggaggggcaGAGCCGCGCAGGACCCGCGCCCGCGCAAGGCAAGGAGGAgatgatgctgctgctgctgctgcgcGCCCTTCCGCGCCTCTCCCCGCCCTCGCTAACCGCCGCGCGCGCGCTCCCGCCCGCCAGGCGGCGGGGCAGTTTGCGCGGCGCGCGCGTTTAA